One Glycine max cultivar Williams 82 chromosome 4, Glycine_max_v4.0, whole genome shotgun sequence DNA segment encodes these proteins:
- the LOC100527636 gene encoding Transcription factor PRE3-like, translating to MSSRRSRSRQTSSSRNITDDQINDLVSKLQQLLPEIRDRRSDKVSASKVLQETCNYIRSLHREVDDLSERLSELLATTDTAQAAIIRNLLMQ from the exons atgtCTAGCAGGAGGTCACGGTCAAGGCAAACAAGTAGTTCAAGGAATATCACCGATGATCAGATCAATGATCTTGTCTCCAAGTTGCAACAGCTTCTTCCAGAGATTCGCGATAGGCGCTCTGACAAG GTTTCAGCTTCCAAGGTGTTGCAAGAGACATGCAACTATATTAGAAGCTTACACAGGGAAGTGGATGACCTAAGCGAGCGTTTATCTGAGCTCTTGGCTACAACTGACACagcacaagctgcaataattaGAAATCTACTAATGCAATAG